The stretch of DNA ACGTCGACGACCGAGCCCACCACGACCACGACGACCACGACCACGTCGACGACCGAGCCCACGACGACGACCACCACCACCACGTCGACGACGCTCGAGCCGACCACGACCACGACCACGAGCACCACCACGACGACGCTCGAGCCGACCACGACCACGATCGTCACCACCACGACCACGCTGGAGCCGACGACCACGACGTCGACGGCGCCCGGTCCCTTCTGCGGCAACGGCATCCGCGAGGACTACGAGGCCTGCGACGGCGCCGACGCGGCCGCCTGCCTCGGCGCCTGCACGGCGTCGTGCGACTGCGCGCCGCCGCCCAAGAAGATCAGCGTCGCCGGCGACAGCATCTCGCAGGGCTTTGCCGCCGACTGCACCTCGGGCGGCATCGGCGGCGCCATCTGCCTGCTGGCCGCGGACAAGCCGCAGTACAGCTGGTTCAACGGCACGCACGCCTCCATGAACTCGATCCACAAGCGCTACCTGGCGATCAACCCGGCGGTGGCGTCGCAGCGGCAGTCGGTCTCCGGCGCCGAGATGCGCGGCGGCAGCAACAGCTTCGCGGCGCAGGCGGCCGGCATCCTGGCTCAGGTCCCGGTGCCGGACCACGTCGAGGTGCTCCTCGGCGGCAACGACATCTGCAACCGCGACTGCGTGGATCCGGCCAGCTGCGGCAACCCGATGTACACCGATCAGCAGTGGCGCGATGCCGTGCGCGCCGGCCTCAATCCGCTGGTGACGAACCTGCCGCTGGGCTCGACGATCTTCCTCCTCGGCATCCCGCGGGTGCAGGACCTGCGCGAGGTCGGGCTGGTGAAGACCGGCACCACCTGCAACACGCAGTGGAGCACGTTCAGCATCTGCCGCATCGTCACCGACGGCGGCACGCTGAACGGCGAGACCTACGCCGTGCGCCGCGCCGGCGTCGGCGCGCGCCAGCGGCGTTACAACGAGATCCTGCGCGAGGAGGCGCTGGCGTACGACTCGAACGCGAACGGGCTCAACCCGCGCGGCATCGAGGTCGTCGTCGACTACGTCGACGAGGAGACGCCGTCGGTCGGCACTACGCCGTTCGAGCCCGGCGACATCGACGCGGCGGACTGCTTCCACCCGAGCATCGCCGGGCAGAACAAGATCGCCGAGGGCGTCTGGACCATCAATCCGGACCGCCCGTAGCTTGCACCCGGGCCGCGCGGCACGCACACCCTCGGGCATGAGGTGGCGTGCCGGCGTCCGGCTCGCGTGCGGCGTCGCGCTGGCGGCGGCGGGATGCGGGGGCGCGCCCGAGGTGCCGCCGCCCGCCCCCGTCAGCACGACGACGCTCGCCGCGGCGGCCGACGAGGTCGTCGCCCGCGTCGGCGGCGAGGCGATCACGGCGGCGCGTCTCGACGAGGCCATCCGGCTGCCGCTCCACGACCTCGAGCGCGCGCGCTGGGAGCTGCGGGCGCGCCGTCTCGACGAGATCGTCCGCGGCCGCGTGCTCGGTCCGGCTGCCGCGGCCGAAGGCCTCTCCATCGACGCCTACGTGCGCGGTCACGCGGGCGCAGAGGGCTCCGACGCGTTCGTCGCGGCGGCGCTCGCCGCGGCGGGCGTCGAGATCACGCTCGCCGAGCCCGAGCCGCCGGTGGTCGCCGTGTCGGCCGACGGCCGGCCCGTGCGCGGGCGGCCCGACGCACCGGTCACGGTGCTCGCGTTCGTCGATCTCCAGAGCCCGTACTGCGCGCGCATGCAGCCGGTCTTCGCACGGCTCCTCGCGCGCTACCCGGAGCACGTCCGCCTGGTCGCGCGCGACCTGCCGCTGCCGGTCCACCGCGACGCGGTCCGCGCCGCCGAGGCGGCCGCGTGCGCGGGCGCGCAGGGCGCCTACTGGCCGTTCACCGACCGCGTCCTCCAGGCCCAGGACGACCTCTCCGCCGCGGCGCTGGCGCGGCATGCGGCGCACGCCGGCGTCGATCCGGCACGCTACGCGGCCTGCGTCACGTCCGGCGCGCCGCGAGCCGCGGTCGAGGCCGACGTCGCCGCCGCACGTGCGCTCGGCGTCTCGGTCGTGCCGACGCTGTTCGTGAACGGGCGCTACCTGCGCGGCCCGCAGCCGTACGACGTGCTCGCCGCCCGCGTCGAGGCCGAGCTGCGGGGGCTCGGATCTGTGCCGCCGCCCGCGCCCGCCGCCGTCGGACGCCGTGCCCGCGCCCGGGCCGGCGCGTGCCGGCGGCGGATGCGAAGAGGGCGGCGTACCGCCCGCCGCGCAACCGCTCACGCTGCGCGCCGCCGACGTGCAGGCGGCGCTGCGCCGGCGCGCCCGCCTGGCGCGCGACCTCGAGCGCGCGCCGGGCGACCTCGGTCCGGGCTACGAGGGCCGCCGCCTCGTCCGCGTGCGGGAGGTGCGGGCGGGCTCGCTCTGGGAGGCCATGAGCCTGCGGCCCGGCGACGTCGTCGTGCTCGTGAACGGGACGCCGCTGCTCGACGACGGCGCCGCCCTCCTCGACGCCCTGCGCGACCGCACGCAGGTGACGGTGCAGCTCCTGCGCCGCGGCCTGCCGGTCACCTACGTGTACGCGATCGAGTAGCGTCGGGCAGGGCGCCGAAGCACACCACGCTGATCCCGAGCGCCGGCTCGTGCGGGTCGGCGTTGCGGTAGCCGTGTCGCTGGTCGCCGCGGAAGACGAGCACGTCGCCGGGAGCGAGCGCCCAGCGCTCGCCCGACGCGGTGAGCTCGATGCGGCCGCGCTCGCAGACGAGGTACTCGCGCGTGCCCGGCGTATGCGGCACGCCGGCCAGCGAGGCGCCGGGCGCCAGCTCGAGGCGCGAGACCAGTAGGCCCGGGATCGCCTCGGGCACGAGGTCGCGCAGCACCGCCCCGCCGCGCCGGCGCAGGCGCGCCTCGGCGGCGGGAAAGAGGCGGCACGCCGTGCGCGGCGGCCCGATCAGCTCCTCGACCGAGACCTGCAGCGCGGCGGCGACGCGCACGAGGACCTGGAGGGTCGGATTCGCCGCGCCGGCTTCGAGGCTCGCCCAGGTGGGGCGCGGGATGCCGGCGAGCCGTGCCATCTGCTGCTGCGACAGGCCGCGGCCGTCACGCAGCCGGCGGAGGTTCGCAGCCAGATGCGCCCCCGCTGTCTCATCGTCCGACATGTCGGCGAAATATCCATCGGCTCCCGAGATGGCAATCCGCGCGCCCCGCCGCGGCGCCCGGGGCACCCTCGCGGTCGGGAGGAGCACGCCGATGCCTGCCGACTACCGCGCCATGGAACCCGCCCTCGATTTCCTGTCCGCCTACGGGCCCGACCTGGCGAACGGCTTCACGACCCATGCGCCGATGGTCGCCGAGGCGCTCGCCGCCCTCGGACGGGTCGACGCGGTGCTGCCCTGGCTCGAGGCGCAGCGTGCCGGCCTGCTGCCGCGTCCCGCCGGGCGCGCGCCGATCGCCGCCGACCGCTGGGCCGAGGCGCTCGGCCGCTACGAGCGGGTCGGCGACTGGAGCGATCTCTTCGCCCGCGATCTCGCCGCGGCGCCATGGCGCCAGGTCCTCGTCCGCTGGACGGCGCGCCTGCTGCCCGGGCTGTGTGCCGCCGCGGCGCACGGCGTGATCCGCGTCGGCCACGCCGCGCGCAGCCTCGCCGACGCCGAGACGCCGCTGCGCGTGCGCGAGCTGGGCGACGCGCTGGCGCTGTGGGCCGCGTCGTATCGGGTGCTGCCCGCGTCGCCGGTCGTCGGCCCGGCGCTGCCTGCCGCCGCGGCGCTGGCGCGCGTGCCCCGCGTGCCGGCGGCGCAGCGCGTGTTCACGGGCACGATCGTGTCGTCGCTGGAGGCGCTCGACCGGTTCGCGCCGTTCGCCGACGTCCTCGGCATGCTCGCGGTGGACGCCGATCCGGCCGACACGCTGTCGGACCTGAGCGAGACGTTCGCGCGCGTCTTTCTCGCCAACGCGCGCGATCCGCTCGCCGCCGTCGTCTT from bacterium encodes:
- a CDS encoding helix-turn-helix transcriptional regulator, whose protein sequence is MSDDETAGAHLAANLRRLRDGRGLSQQQMARLAGIPRPTWASLEAGAANPTLQVLVRVAAALQVSVEELIGPPRTACRLFPAAEARLRRRGGAVLRDLVPEAIPGLLVSRLELAPGASLAGVPHTPGTREYLVCERGRIELTASGERWALAPGDVLVFRGDQRHGYRNADPHEPALGISVVCFGALPDATRSRTRR
- a CDS encoding DUF4243 domain-containing protein, which produces MPADYRAMEPALDFLSAYGPDLANGFTTHAPMVAEALAALGRVDAVLPWLEAQRAGLLPRPAGRAPIAADRWAEALGRYERVGDWSDLFARDLAAAPWRQVLVRWTARLLPGLCAAAAHGVIRVGHAARSLADAETPLRVRELGDALALWAASYRVLPASPVVGPALPAAAALARVPRVPAAQRVFTGTIVSSLEALDRFAPFADVLGMLAVDADPADTLSDLSETFARVFLANARDPLAAVVFVHAVTDVTAIRSLLAVLPPAVARVGTRYAWQASAALYAAFATTAPAPGEVRPPRESAATLVDMAVASGDDHAIKLTEACLREHARRPSPVYLAAVRRALAVLGS
- a CDS encoding thioredoxin domain-containing protein, with product MRWRAGVRLACGVALAAAGCGGAPEVPPPAPVSTTTLAAAADEVVARVGGEAITAARLDEAIRLPLHDLERARWELRARRLDEIVRGRVLGPAAAAEGLSIDAYVRGHAGAEGSDAFVAAALAAAGVEITLAEPEPPVVAVSADGRPVRGRPDAPVTVLAFVDLQSPYCARMQPVFARLLARYPEHVRLVARDLPLPVHRDAVRAAEAAACAGAQGAYWPFTDRVLQAQDDLSAAALARHAAHAGVDPARYAACVTSGAPRAAVEADVAAARALGVSVVPTLFVNGRYLRGPQPYDVLAARVEAELRGLGSVPPPAPAAVGRRARARAGACRRRMRRGRRTARRATAHAARRRRAGGAAPARPPGARPRARAGRPRSGLRGPPPRPRAGGAGGLALGGHEPAARRRRRARERDAAARRRRRPPRRPARPHAGDGAAPAPRPAGHLRVRDRVASGRAPKHTTLIPSAGSCGSALR